One segment of Desulfonauticus submarinus DNA contains the following:
- a CDS encoding queuosine precursor transporter — translation MKQEGRINNFALYFLIAAFSGSLVIAQVLASKIVMWKGIVFPAGVIAYCITFVATDVISEIWGKSVAKQVVWAGFGAVIVSLFLIQGAVLMPAAPFWGKDSAFSSIMVSTPRIILASLIAYLVSQTHDVWAFHFWKRVCKGKYLWVRNNFSTAISQLIDTTLFIGIAFGGQVPILSLIGGQLLIKLGIALLDTPVVYLFVWVLRRNDLGFHET, via the coding sequence ATGAAGCAAGAAGGTAGAATAAATAATTTTGCATTATATTTTTTGATAGCTGCTTTTAGTGGAAGTTTAGTTATTGCTCAGGTTTTAGCTTCAAAAATAGTTATGTGGAAAGGGATTGTATTTCCTGCTGGAGTAATTGCATATTGTATTACTTTTGTAGCTACAGACGTTATTAGTGAAATTTGGGGTAAAAGTGTAGCTAAACAAGTTGTTTGGGCAGGGTTTGGAGCTGTTATCGTAAGTTTATTTCTTATTCAAGGAGCAGTTTTGATGCCTGCTGCTCCTTTTTGGGGAAAGGATAGTGCTTTTAGCTCGATTATGGTCTCAACTCCGCGTATTATTTTGGCTTCTTTGATAGCTTATTTAGTAAGTCAAACCCACGATGTATGGGCGTTTCATTTTTGGAAAAGGGTTTGTAAAGGAAAATATCTTTGGGTGCGGAATAATTTTTCTACAGCTATTTCTCAGCTTATAGATACTACTTTGTTTATTGGTATTGCTTTTGGGGGACAAGTTCCTATATTATCTTTAATAGGTGGACAATTGCTTATTAAATTGGGTATAGCTTTATTAGATACACCAGTTGTTTATTTATTTGTTTGGGTTTTAAGAAGAAATGATTTAGGTTTTCATGAGACATAA
- a CDS encoding 3-deoxy-D-manno-octulosonic acid transferase, protein MKKINKLTSNKTFKNSFFLSCYNLLWFPLLFTTPFIPKIKTGLKQRLSLIPFPKADILIQAASVGEAYLAILLAKKIQKINPSIKILVSTHTAQGIEVLKKANIKTVFFPFDFLPLIKKFLNNVAPKITIVLETEIWPNFYFECKKKNIPLIIINGRMSRKTFTHYLILKNFISPPDAILAISEDDAKRFKFIFQDSEVKIMPNLKFENINPKGPIPYIKNPLNSIISPNLKLIVFGSIRLAEQDDILWVIKHYKNKHPKTAFTIFPRHLNRINDLEKKLKKMNLPYTLRSKLKNKIKPGSIVLWDKIGELVFTYALAQKAFVGGSLAPYGGQNFLEPLSQGIKPIIGPYWTNFTWVGEEVFNLNLAKKVKNKQELLTCLENSSHFNRNEIFQKFTTYLKTKKGGLNFAINYINSILRIYPC, encoded by the coding sequence TTGAAAAAAATAAATAAGTTAACTTCCAATAAAACTTTTAAAAACTCTTTTTTTTTGTCGTGTTACAATCTTCTATGGTTTCCCCTTCTTTTTACAACACCATTTATTCCTAAAATTAAAACAGGTTTAAAACAAAGACTAAGCCTTATTCCTTTTCCTAAAGCAGATATTCTTATTCAAGCTGCTTCAGTAGGAGAAGCCTACTTAGCCATACTTTTGGCTAAAAAAATACAAAAAATAAATCCATCTATTAAAATTCTTGTAAGCACACATACTGCTCAAGGTATAGAAGTATTAAAAAAAGCAAATATAAAAACAGTATTTTTCCCTTTTGATTTTTTACCGTTAATAAAAAAATTTTTAAATAATGTTGCTCCTAAAATAACAATTGTTTTAGAAACCGAAATCTGGCCAAACTTTTATTTTGAATGTAAAAAGAAAAATATTCCTTTAATCATTATAAATGGAAGAATGAGTAGAAAAACTTTTACTCATTATCTTATTTTAAAAAACTTTATTAGCCCTCCAGATGCTATTTTGGCTATTTCAGAAGATGACGCTAAAAGATTTAAATTTATATTCCAAGATTCTGAAGTGAAAATAATGCCTAATTTAAAATTTGAAAACATAAACCCTAAAGGCCCAATACCATATATAAAAAATCCATTAAATTCTATTATTTCTCCTAATTTAAAGTTGATTGTATTTGGTTCAATACGTTTAGCAGAGCAAGATGATATTTTATGGGTAATTAAACATTACAAAAATAAACATCCTAAAACAGCATTTACTATATTTCCTCGCCATTTAAATAGAATAAATGATCTAGAAAAAAAATTAAAAAAAATGAATTTGCCCTATACTTTAAGAAGCAAATTAAAAAATAAAATAAAACCAGGAAGTATTGTCTTGTGGGATAAAATAGGTGAACTCGTTTTTACCTATGCCTTGGCCCAAAAAGCTTTTGTAGGAGGAAGTTTAGCTCCTTATGGAGGACAAAATTTTTTAGAACCTCTATCTCAGGGTATAAAACCAATTATTGGGCCATATTGGACGAACTTTACCTGGGTAGGAGAAGAAGTATTTAACTTAAATTTAGCAAAAAAAGTAAAAAACAAACAAGAACTTTTAACATGCTTAGAAAATTCTTCTCATTTTAATAGAAATGAAATTTTTCAAAAATTTACAACCTATTTAAAAACCAAAAAAGGAGGCTTAAATTTTGCCATTAACTACATCAATTCCATTTTACGGATTTATCCCTGCTAG
- a CDS encoding DUF456 domain-containing protein, giving the protein MILFIYVFIFLLFLFWALNFLSLPGNWLMLISLGIVDYFSQAIHFGKWYWLGFVFLALAAEIVEWVGQYIGGKKYGLSKKGNIAAIVGAIIGSILGVPFFFGFGALIGALLGAYVGSLGLEYLTEKSWELAHQKAKGAFLGKALGLAAKLGLGIAILSLAIPKLLQSG; this is encoded by the coding sequence ATGATTTTATTTATTTATGTTTTTATTTTTCTTTTATTTTTATTTTGGGCACTTAATTTTTTAAGTTTGCCCGGAAATTGGTTGATGTTGATTAGTCTAGGAATAGTAGATTATTTTAGCCAAGCTATTCATTTTGGTAAATGGTATTGGTTAGGTTTTGTGTTTTTAGCTTTAGCTGCCGAAATTGTAGAATGGGTAGGGCAATATATAGGAGGGAAAAAATACGGACTTAGTAAAAAGGGGAATATTGCCGCAATTGTTGGGGCTATAATAGGCTCTATTTTAGGCGTGCCTTTCTTTTTCGGATTTGGAGCACTTATAGGTGCGTTGCTAGGTGCATATGTAGGAAGTCTTGGCCTTGAATATTTAACAGAAAAATCTTGGGAATTAGCACATCAAAAGGCCAAAGGCGCTTTTTTAGGTAAGGCCCTTGGCCTTGCTGCTAAGTTGGGTCTTGGTATAGCTATTTTATCTTTGGCTATCCCTAAACTTTTACAAAGTGGTTAA
- the kdsB gene encoding 3-deoxy-manno-octulosonate cytidylyltransferase, giving the protein MPLTTSIPFYGFIPARYASTRFPGKALAEICGKPMFWHVYTRAKKCKLFKKIYLATDHQLIFQKAQELNIPVILTSSTHKSGTDRILEAAEKLALPSESVIANIQGDEPLINPEMLKELLAPFKNKDIQVTTLAKKISEKDAENPNQVKVVIDKYNFALFFSRSKIPYPRNKSNLFLGHIGLYAYRYTALKKFACLKRGELERIESLEQLRFLENQIPIYIVKTNYTSIGVDTPEDLEEVKQILKKQENINESNVGS; this is encoded by the coding sequence TTGCCATTAACTACATCAATTCCATTTTACGGATTTATCCCTGCTAGATACGCCTCCACCAGATTTCCTGGAAAAGCTTTGGCAGAAATATGTGGTAAGCCTATGTTTTGGCATGTATATACAAGGGCAAAAAAATGTAAATTATTCAAAAAAATCTATCTTGCCACTGATCATCAACTAATTTTTCAAAAAGCCCAAGAACTAAACATACCTGTTATTTTAACATCTTCTACCCATAAAAGCGGAACAGACAGAATTTTAGAAGCAGCGGAAAAATTAGCTCTGCCTTCTGAAAGTGTGATAGCAAATATTCAAGGAGATGAACCGCTTATAAACCCTGAAATGTTAAAAGAACTTCTTGCACCTTTTAAAAATAAAGACATTCAAGTAACTACTCTGGCTAAAAAAATTTCTGAAAAAGATGCAGAAAACCCAAATCAAGTAAAAGTCGTAATAGATAAATATAACTTTGCCCTATTCTTTTCTAGAAGCAAAATCCCCTATCCTAGAAATAAAAGTAATTTATTTTTAGGGCACATAGGATTATATGCCTATAGATATACGGCCTTAAAAAAATTTGCTTGTCTAAAAAGAGGAGAGTTAGAAAGAATTGAGTCTCTAGAGCAACTCAGATTTTTAGAAAATCAAATCCCAATATATATTGTCAAAACCAATTATACAAGTATAGGTGTGGATACACCAGAAGACTTAGAAGAAGTAAAACAAATATTAAAAAAACAGGAGAACATAAATGAAAGCAATGTTGGTTCTTGA
- the rpsR gene encoding 30S ribosomal protein S18 produces the protein MSNNKVRKFVPRKKFCRFCADKNLVIDYKRPDILSQFVTERGKIIGRRITGTCAKHQRALTRAIKRARQMALMYYTTVHSTEVKKKTMSI, from the coding sequence ATGAGCAATAACAAAGTAAGAAAGTTTGTCCCTCGTAAAAAATTTTGTCGTTTTTGTGCAGATAAGAATTTGGTAATAGATTACAAGAGGCCAGATATTTTAAGTCAATTTGTGACTGAGAGGGGAAAAATTATCGGACGGAGAATTACAGGCACTTGTGCTAAGCATCAGAGAGCTTTGACTCGGGCAATTAAGAGGGCAAGACAGATGGCATTGATGTATTATACTACTGTTCACAGTACAGAAGTTAAAAAGAAGACAATGAGTATTTAA
- the dnaB gene encoding replicative DNA helicase — MEVSKPKKRVQKSKQRGKDIPPSQILGKTPPHSLEAEKAVLGGVFLSNNIFFSLVDLLVPEDFYYPAHQIIFSVFIELYRRSIPIDLVTVAEELEKKGKLEDIGGAVYLASLPESVAASANALFYAQIVKEKSLRRRLIETGTELISKGFEEEKDIDEIVDESEQKIFSLAESSIQPVFVSTKELSDRVFEQLQKRVERKELVTGVPTGYFQLDEMTAGFQPTDLIIIAGRPSMGKTAFALNVAMRAAVQAGVPVAIFSLEMSKEQLMMRMLCSWGKVDLRNMRTGFLSDEDFVRLTDAASALSSAPIFIDDTPALSTIEVRARSRRLKSEHGLGMVIVDYLQLMRASRGIDSREQEISEISRSLKALAKELEVPVVALSQLNRKVEERTDKRPKLSDLRESGAIEQDADLILFLYRDEVYNKKEDNPNRGKAEVIIGKQRNGPIGKVELAYLGKFTAFENLAAEPTPSEG; from the coding sequence ATGGAAGTGAGCAAGCCCAAGAAGAGGGTTCAGAAGAGTAAACAGAGGGGGAAAGATATTCCCCCCTCTCAAATTTTAGGGAAAACCCCCCCCCATAGTTTAGAAGCTGAAAAGGCAGTATTGGGGGGGGTTTTTTTATCCAATAATATATTTTTTTCTCTTGTTGATCTATTAGTCCCTGAAGATTTTTATTATCCTGCTCATCAAATTATTTTTTCTGTGTTTATAGAACTTTATCGTAGAAGCATACCTATTGACTTGGTAACTGTTGCAGAGGAGTTAGAGAAAAAAGGAAAATTAGAAGATATTGGTGGTGCAGTTTATTTAGCAAGTTTGCCAGAAAGTGTGGCTGCTAGTGCCAATGCTTTGTTTTATGCCCAGATTGTGAAAGAAAAATCTTTAAGACGGCGTCTTATTGAAACAGGTACAGAGTTAATTTCTAAAGGATTTGAAGAAGAAAAAGATATTGATGAAATTGTAGATGAATCTGAACAAAAGATTTTTAGTTTGGCTGAGAGTTCTATTCAGCCTGTTTTTGTTTCTACAAAAGAGCTAAGCGATAGAGTTTTTGAACAGCTTCAAAAAAGAGTAGAAAGAAAAGAATTAGTTACAGGTGTTCCTACTGGATATTTTCAATTGGATGAGATGACAGCAGGTTTTCAACCTACTGATTTAATAATTATAGCTGGTCGTCCTAGTATGGGTAAAACAGCTTTTGCCTTAAATGTAGCTATGAGAGCTGCAGTACAAGCAGGAGTCCCTGTTGCTATATTTTCTTTAGAAATGTCTAAAGAACAACTTATGATGAGAATGTTGTGTTCATGGGGAAAGGTGGATCTTAGAAATATGCGTACAGGCTTTCTTTCAGATGAAGATTTTGTTCGTCTCACAGATGCAGCTTCTGCATTATCTAGTGCACCTATTTTTATAGATGATACTCCAGCTTTAAGTACTATTGAGGTTAGAGCAAGGAGTAGAAGACTTAAATCAGAGCACGGTCTTGGAATGGTAATTGTAGACTATTTACAGTTAATGCGGGCAAGCAGAGGAATTGATTCTCGTGAACAGGAAATTTCTGAAATATCTCGTTCATTAAAAGCGTTGGCTAAAGAATTGGAGGTGCCTGTTGTTGCCTTATCTCAATTAAATAGAAAAGTAGAAGAACGTACAGATAAAAGACCAAAGCTTTCAGATTTGAGAGAATCTGGAGCTATTGAGCAAGATGCTGATCTTATTTTATTTTTGTATAGAGATGAGGTGTATAATAAAAAAGAAGATAATCCCAATAGAGGAAAGGCAGAAGTTATTATAGGAAAACAGCGAAATGGCCCAATTGGTAAGGTAGAGCTTGCATATCTTGGAAAATTTACTGCATTTGAAAATCTGGCAGCAGAGCCTACCCCTTCAGAGGGATAA
- the rplI gene encoding 50S ribosomal protein L9, translating to MQVVLRADIENLGRLGDVVNVKPGYARNYLIPKGLAMLATDKNLKRFEREKKKLQEKMDAIRFAAQELADKLNALEVVLPVRVGEGDKLYGAVTAANIADKVAELGYEVDKRKILIKEPIRALGEYELEVKLHPDVRATLKVKVIKHGSEQAQEEGSEE from the coding sequence ATGCAAGTTGTATTGCGTGCAGATATAGAAAATTTAGGAAGGCTGGGAGATGTAGTAAATGTAAAGCCTGGGTATGCTAGAAATTATTTGATTCCCAAAGGCCTAGCTATGTTGGCCACTGATAAAAATTTGAAGCGATTTGAGCGAGAAAAGAAAAAATTACAAGAGAAAATGGATGCAATTAGATTTGCAGCCCAAGAATTAGCTGATAAGTTAAATGCTTTAGAAGTGGTTTTGCCTGTAAGGGTTGGAGAAGGAGATAAACTTTATGGTGCAGTAACTGCGGCAAATATTGCTGACAAGGTAGCTGAACTTGGTTATGAAGTAGATAAGAGAAAAATTCTTATTAAAGAACCAATTAGGGCGTTAGGAGAATATGAGTTAGAAGTAAAATTACATCCTGATGTTAGGGCAACTTTAAAGGTAAAAGTAATAAAACATGGAAGTGAGCAAGCCCAAGAAGAGGGTTCAGAAGAGTAA
- the carA gene encoding glutamine-hydrolyzing carbamoyl-phosphate synthase small subunit: MKAMLVLEDGTFFEGTSFTGHGEIGGEVIFNTGMTGYQEILTDPSYLGQIVCMTYPHIGNYGINDEDIESGKIHVSAFVVKECVKTPSNWRATQSLPDYLKENNILGIEGIDTRALTRHIRIHGAMRAIISTKDLNVENLKQKAKSLPPMQGQALAYKVSCNKPYIFNNKPHEVDLKNFKWPKNRIRLVVLDFGIKWSILRLLKKYEFEPLIVPATTSYEEINSLQPDAIFLSNGPGDPEPLTEVIQTVKKLSENYPLAGICLGHQILGLALGGKCFKLKFGHHALNHPVKDLATNKIEISSQNHGFCVDISELDFLQATHINLNDNTLEGFKHKTKPIIAVQHHPEAGPGPHDCQTFFAHFKKMVKKHIKG, from the coding sequence ATGAAAGCAATGTTGGTTCTTGAAGATGGAACCTTTTTTGAGGGAACTTCTTTCACAGGTCATGGAGAAATAGGTGGAGAGGTTATCTTTAACACAGGAATGACAGGTTATCAAGAAATCCTAACAGATCCGTCTTATCTAGGACAAATTGTATGTATGACCTATCCACATATAGGAAATTATGGGATAAATGATGAAGATATAGAATCAGGTAAAATCCATGTAAGTGCTTTTGTAGTAAAAGAATGTGTAAAAACCCCATCTAATTGGAGAGCTACACAAAGCCTTCCAGATTATTTAAAAGAAAATAATATACTAGGTATTGAAGGTATAGATACTAGAGCTCTTACAAGGCATATAAGAATACATGGTGCTATGAGAGCCATCATTTCAACCAAAGATTTAAATGTAGAAAATCTTAAACAAAAAGCAAAGTCCCTACCACCTATGCAAGGACAGGCACTAGCCTATAAGGTAAGCTGTAATAAACCTTATATTTTTAACAATAAACCGCATGAAGTAGATTTAAAAAACTTTAAATGGCCCAAAAATAGAATCAGGTTAGTAGTATTGGACTTTGGAATAAAATGGAGTATTTTAAGGTTATTAAAAAAATATGAATTTGAACCTCTAATAGTGCCTGCGACTACGTCTTACGAAGAGATTAACTCTTTACAACCTGATGCTATTTTCCTATCAAATGGCCCTGGAGATCCTGAACCTCTAACTGAAGTTATTCAAACTGTAAAAAAATTGAGTGAAAATTATCCTCTTGCAGGTATCTGTCTTGGACATCAAATTTTAGGTCTGGCTTTGGGAGGAAAATGTTTTAAATTAAAATTTGGACATCACGCACTAAATCATCCTGTAAAAGATTTAGCTACAAACAAGATTGAAATATCCTCTCAAAATCATGGTTTTTGTGTGGATATTAGTGAACTTGATTTTTTACAAGCTACTCATATAAACTTAAATGACAACACCTTAGAAGGGTTTAAGCACAAAACAAAACCAATTATTGCTGTCCAACACCATCCAGAAGCAGGTCCTGGGCCGCACGATTGTCAAACTTTTTTTGCTCATTTTAAAAAAATGGTAAAAAAACATATAAAAGGATAA
- the purE gene encoding 5-(carboxyamino)imidazole ribonucleotide mutase, protein MPKVAIFMGSKSDLEKVKPCAQILEMLEIDYKMTITSAHRTPERTYNLIKEMEEKGCQVFICAAGMAAHLAGVVASKTVKPVIGIPISASSLGGMDALLSTVQMPPGFPVGTVALDKAGAKNAAWFAAQILALTDASLAQKIANFREEMKKEVEKAANEL, encoded by the coding sequence ATGCCTAAAGTTGCTATTTTTATGGGAAGTAAGTCAGACTTAGAAAAGGTAAAACCCTGTGCTCAAATTTTAGAAATGTTAGAAATTGACTATAAAATGACTATTACTTCTGCTCACAGAACTCCAGAAAGGACTTATAATTTAATTAAAGAAATGGAGGAAAAAGGTTGTCAGGTGTTTATTTGTGCTGCAGGTATGGCTGCTCATTTGGCAGGAGTTGTGGCTTCTAAAACTGTGAAGCCAGTAATAGGTATTCCTATTTCAGCCTCTTCTTTAGGCGGAATGGATGCTCTTTTATCAACAGTGCAAATGCCCCCAGGCTTTCCTGTGGGCACTGTAGCCTTAGATAAAGCAGGAGCAAAAAATGCTGCTTGGTTTGCAGCCCAAATTTTAGCGTTAACAGATGCTAGTTTAGCTCAAAAAATTGCTAACTTTCGTGAAGAAATGAAAAAGGAAGTAGAAAAGGCTGCAAATGAACTATAA
- a CDS encoding tetratricopeptide repeat protein: MSASLIQARQKLNSIQSLLKQNKVLAGVQALYDGILGYIKQPLMNNEKKELAELISKDLYYLNQNPKLREIYPVLIEYKPGEEKKLLETLKELLEILQEGVTQVAQEKLAQLEAQKQKELAKAKQHLEEKNIQAAEKIYDHLINKFQNDTKLKIEISDQLIEAEAFEKSLKYLKLAYREDPESIHIFNRLGIALRKLGRYKDAEKAYLHAIKIDPNDAYLYFNLARVYLDAKDMEKAKNTVKKALNLKPDFDLAQKMLKFIEKNI; this comes from the coding sequence ATGAGTGCTAGCTTAATCCAAGCAAGACAAAAACTAAACAGTATACAATCTCTGCTAAAACAAAATAAAGTACTAGCAGGTGTTCAAGCTCTCTATGACGGGATTTTAGGCTACATAAAACAACCACTTATGAATAACGAAAAAAAAGAACTAGCTGAACTTATTTCTAAAGACCTATACTATCTTAATCAAAATCCAAAGCTAAGAGAAATTTATCCTGTGTTAATCGAATATAAACCAGGTGAAGAAAAAAAACTTTTAGAAACTTTAAAAGAATTACTAGAAATTCTCCAAGAAGGAGTAACGCAGGTAGCCCAAGAAAAGTTAGCTCAACTTGAAGCCCAAAAGCAAAAAGAATTAGCTAAAGCCAAACAACACCTTGAAGAAAAAAATATCCAAGCTGCTGAAAAAATATATGATCATCTGATAAATAAGTTTCAAAATGACACTAAACTAAAAATAGAAATTAGTGATCAACTTATAGAAGCAGAAGCTTTTGAAAAATCTTTAAAATATCTTAAACTTGCTTATAGAGAAGATCCAGAATCTATTCACATATTCAATAGACTGGGAATTGCCTTACGAAAATTAGGAAGATATAAAGACGCTGAAAAAGCTTATTTACACGCAATAAAAATAGACCCAAATGATGCTTATCTATACTTTAACCTTGCAAGAGTATATTTAGATGCAAAAGACATGGAAAAAGCCAAAAATACAGTTAAAAAAGCTTTAAATTTAAAGCCAGATTTTGATTTAGCTCAAAAAATGCTTAAATTTATAGAAAAAAATATTTAA
- a CDS encoding phenylacetate--CoA ligase family protein encodes MKFLHLEEQLSREEIKKLQLVRLKSAVARAKKSPFYAKKLKGIEPEDLKSIEDVKLLPFTTKEDLREHYPYGFLTVPKSEFVRLHASSGTTGSPTAILYTENDLNTWADLMARCLFMVGVRKEDVFQNMSGYGLFTGGLGIHYGAERLGCLTIPAGAGNSKRQIKLLKDFAVSVVHIIPSYALHLSTVFEGLGINPKDFNLRIFLIGAEPHTDETRRRIEEIYGVKAFNSYGLSEMNGPGVAFECEYQNGMHIWEDAFLAEIVDPVDLTTLPEGEVGELIMTTLAREGMPLIRYRTKDLTRFLPGECPCGRSHVRIDRITGRADDMIILKGVNIYPMQVEKVLMSMKEVGQNYLIELYKEGHLDQMRVKVEIKDEYFVEDMRVLKALQSKIAKNLREEILITPRVELVEHNSLPKSQGKAIRVIDLRN; translated from the coding sequence ATGAAATTCTTGCATTTAGAAGAACAGTTATCAAGGGAAGAGATAAAAAAGTTACAGTTGGTGAGATTAAAAAGTGCTGTTGCAAGGGCAAAGAAATCTCCTTTTTATGCCAAAAAATTAAAGGGTATAGAGCCAGAGGATTTAAAAAGTATAGAAGATGTGAAGCTTTTGCCATTTACTACAAAAGAGGACTTGAGAGAACATTACCCTTATGGATTTCTTACCGTTCCTAAGAGTGAGTTTGTCAGATTACATGCTTCTTCTGGTACTACTGGGTCTCCAACAGCTATTTTATATACTGAAAATGATTTAAATACTTGGGCTGATTTGATGGCTAGATGTTTATTTATGGTAGGAGTTCGGAAAGAAGATGTTTTTCAAAATATGAGTGGTTATGGTCTTTTTACTGGAGGTTTAGGTATTCATTATGGTGCTGAACGGTTGGGTTGTCTTACTATTCCTGCTGGAGCTGGAAACAGCAAACGGCAAATTAAGTTGTTAAAAGATTTTGCTGTAAGCGTTGTACATATAATTCCTTCGTATGCTTTACATCTTAGTACCGTATTTGAGGGTTTGGGCATTAATCCTAAAGATTTTAATTTGCGTATATTTTTAATTGGAGCAGAGCCTCATACAGATGAGACAAGACGTCGAATAGAGGAGATTTATGGAGTCAAGGCTTTTAATTCTTATGGACTATCTGAAATGAATGGACCTGGAGTTGCTTTTGAGTGTGAATATCAAAATGGAATGCATATTTGGGAAGATGCGTTTTTAGCAGAAATTGTTGATCCTGTTGATTTAACTACTTTGCCTGAAGGTGAAGTTGGGGAACTCATTATGACTACGTTAGCAAGAGAGGGCATGCCTCTTATTCGCTATAGAACAAAAGATTTAACTAGATTTTTGCCAGGTGAATGTCCATGTGGTCGTAGCCATGTAAGAATAGATAGAATTACTGGTCGAGCTGATGACATGATTATCTTAAAAGGTGTTAATATATATCCTATGCAAGTGGAAAAGGTACTTATGTCTATGAAAGAGGTAGGACAGAACTATTTAATTGAGCTTTATAAAGAAGGTCATTTAGATCAAATGAGAGTAAAAGTAGAGATAAAAGATGAATATTTTGTAGAAGATATGAGAGTGTTAAAGGCATTGCAAAGTAAAATTGCTAAAAATTTGAGAGAAGAAATTTTAATTACACCTAGAGTCGAGTTGGTAGAACACAATTCTTTACCTAAATCTCAAGGAAAAGCCATAAGAGTGATAGATTTAAGAAATTAA
- the purD gene encoding phosphoribosylamine--glycine ligase produces the protein MNILLVGSGGREHALAWKIKQSPNVKNLYIAPGNGGTSKEGQNINIKANDIPELVKFAKENKIDLVVVGPELPLVMGLKDALDKENIPCFGPNSFAAKLEGSKSFAKELMAKTNVPTASFKVFDNYKEALNYIKTQSFPIVIKADGLAAGKGVIIAKTLEEAQKTLTEIMEEKIFGDAGDKVVIEEALEGEEASFLAFCDGKNVKYLPSSQDHKRIGENDTGPNTGGMGAYSPAPILPDKEMEKVGELVIKPIIDYLANQGNPFIGILYAGLMMTKQGPKVLEYNVRFGDPECQPLMLRLKTDIVEIMQACVQGKLDKINLEIDNQSALCVVLAAKGYPKSYSKNMEIQGLDKLENLKDIIVFHAGTKQENNKYYTCGGRVLNITALGKDLKEAKKKAYQGIEQIYFENMYFRRDIGDKGIEKLTTL, from the coding sequence ATGAATATCCTGTTAGTTGGTTCTGGAGGTAGAGAACATGCCTTGGCTTGGAAAATAAAACAAAGCCCAAACGTAAAAAATCTTTATATTGCTCCAGGCAATGGTGGTACGAGCAAAGAAGGACAAAATATAAACATAAAAGCAAATGACATTCCTGAACTAGTCAAATTTGCTAAAGAAAATAAAATAGACTTAGTGGTAGTAGGGCCAGAGTTACCATTAGTAATGGGACTAAAAGACGCCCTGGATAAAGAAAATATTCCTTGCTTTGGTCCAAATTCATTTGCAGCAAAATTAGAAGGGAGTAAGTCTTTTGCTAAAGAACTTATGGCCAAAACAAATGTTCCAACAGCTAGCTTTAAAGTTTTTGACAACTATAAGGAAGCATTAAACTATATAAAAACTCAATCTTTTCCAATAGTTATTAAAGCAGATGGGCTTGCAGCAGGAAAAGGTGTAATCATTGCCAAAACTCTTGAAGAAGCCCAAAAAACTCTAACAGAAATTATGGAAGAAAAAATTTTTGGCGATGCTGGAGATAAAGTAGTCATAGAAGAAGCCTTAGAAGGAGAAGAGGCTTCTTTTTTGGCTTTTTGTGATGGTAAAAATGTGAAGTATCTTCCCTCTTCCCAAGACCATAAAAGAATAGGAGAAAATGACACAGGGCCCAATACAGGCGGCATGGGAGCATATTCTCCTGCTCCTATTCTTCCAGATAAAGAAATGGAAAAAGTAGGAGAACTTGTAATAAAACCAATCATTGATTATCTTGCTAACCAAGGAAATCCATTTATAGGAATTTTATATGCTGGTCTTATGATGACCAAACAAGGACCTAAGGTTTTAGAATATAATGTCCGTTTCGGAGACCCAGAATGTCAACCACTAATGCTTAGATTAAAAACAGATATAGTAGAAATTATGCAAGCATGTGTACAAGGAAAGTTGGACAAAATAAATTTAGAAATAGATAACCAGAGTGCCTTATGCGTAGTCTTAGCAGCTAAAGGTTATCCTAAGAGTTATTCTAAAAATATGGAAATTCAAGGATTAGATAAATTAGAAAATTTAAAAGATATTATTGTATTCCATGCTGGAACAAAACAAGAAAATAATAAATATTATACTTGTGGTGGAAGAGTCTTAAATATTACTGCTCTAGGTAAAGATTTAAAAGAAGCCAAAAAAAAGGCATATCAGGGAATAGAACAAATTTATTTTGAAAACATGTATTTTAGAAGAGATATTGGAGATAAAGGAATAGAAAAATTAACCACTTTGTAA